In Crinalium epipsammum PCC 9333, the genomic window ATTTAATAGATTCTGGCATAACTGCGATCGCCTACGAAACAGTTGAGTTACCAGATGGCAAACTGCCTCTCCTAACTCCCATGAGTATTATTGCTGGGCGTTTGGCTGTGCAGTTTGGAGCGAGGTTTCTCGAACGTCAACAAGGAGGACGAGGCGTACTTTTAGGAGGAGTTCCAGGGGTTAGACCTGGAAACGTGGTAATTTTAGGCGGCGGCGTAGTTGGTACTGAAGCTGCAAGAATGGCAATTGGTATTGGTGCGAGAGTTCAAATCTTAGATGTCAACGTAGAAAGATTAGCCTATTTAGAAACACTATTTGGCTCTAGAGTAGAACTGCTTTACAGTAACTCATTACACATCGAAGCACTTGTACCAGATGCAGATTTACTAATTGGTGCAGTATTAGTTTTAGGTCGGCGTGCGCCTATTCTTGTTGACCGTAGTTTAGTCGAAAAAATGCGTCCTGGTTCAGTAATTGTGGATGTCGCAGTAGATCAAGGTGGATGTATAGAGACATTACGAGCGACTTCTCACACTCATCCTATATATATAGAGGAAGGAGTTGTACATTATGGCGTACCAAATATGCCAGGAGCAGTACCTTGGACAGCCACGCAAGCTTTAAATAATAGTACTTTACCCTATGTATTAAAGTTAGCTCATCATGGAATCAAAGCTTTAGAAGTTGATCAAGCTTTAGCTAAAGGTGTGAATGTACAGCATCATCGTATAGTTCATCCTGCGGTGCAAGAAGTGTTTCCTGATTTAGCTGCGTAGCGAGTAAAACTGAACTTACCCCATATCTTCGCTCCTCGTTCCCAGGTTCAACCTGGGAACGAATTTATCGAGGAACCCCGCCTCATAGTAACTGTAGCTAAAAAAAATGGTTTAGGGGGTAGGGTGTAGGGACATTCTTAACAACCCTATCTCCTATCAATGTATATTACCTTTCATCGGTAATATTATGTCTGATAGATCTCTTACGATAACTGTAATTCCAAAGTTACTATTAGTGAAGGATTTTTAACTAAGCAAAATTTAGC contains:
- the ald gene encoding alanine dehydrogenase, which translates into the protein MEIGVPKETKDQEFRVGLSPSSVRVLSERSHSVFVETNAGNGSGFTDQDYIQAGAKIVESAADAWNRELVVKVKEPQTPEFHFMEKGQLLFTYLHLAAARNLTEHLIDSGITAIAYETVELPDGKLPLLTPMSIIAGRLAVQFGARFLERQQGGRGVLLGGVPGVRPGNVVILGGGVVGTEAARMAIGIGARVQILDVNVERLAYLETLFGSRVELLYSNSLHIEALVPDADLLIGAVLVLGRRAPILVDRSLVEKMRPGSVIVDVAVDQGGCIETLRATSHTHPIYIEEGVVHYGVPNMPGAVPWTATQALNNSTLPYVLKLAHHGIKALEVDQALAKGVNVQHHRIVHPAVQEVFPDLAA